In Bacteroidia bacterium, a single genomic region encodes these proteins:
- a CDS encoding NAD-dependent deacylase, producing the protein MGKKRIVVFTGAGISAESGLKTFRDSDGLWENYRIEEVATPQAWSKDPALVNEFYNLRRKQVLEAKPNQAHLALVKLEKKYDVHIITQNIDDLHERAGSKKVLHLHGEIRKVRSTVKSSLVYDLAGWELKMGDRCELGSQLRPHIVWFGEAVPMMDNAMSLVAVADVLIVIGTSLNVYPAAGLLAYAERQIPKYLVDPNPQNVGRIENLTILQEKAGEGVPTLVQQLLDKA; encoded by the coding sequence ATGGGTAAAAAACGAATTGTTGTATTTACAGGAGCCGGAATTAGCGCCGAAAGCGGACTAAAAACCTTCAGAGACAGCGATGGATTATGGGAGAATTACCGAATTGAAGAGGTAGCAACCCCTCAGGCCTGGAGCAAAGATCCTGCCTTGGTAAACGAATTTTATAACCTTCGCCGCAAACAAGTATTGGAGGCCAAACCCAACCAGGCCCACCTGGCGCTGGTGAAATTGGAAAAAAAATACGATGTTCACATTATTACACAAAACATCGATGATTTGCACGAACGGGCCGGAAGTAAGAAAGTGTTGCACCTTCACGGTGAAATTCGTAAAGTAAGAAGCACGGTAAAGTCTTCTCTCGTCTATGATTTAGCCGGTTGGGAATTAAAAATGGGCGATAGGTGTGAATTGGGTTCTCAACTCCGACCACACATTGTTTGGTTTGGTGAAGCCGTACCTATGATGGATAACGCTATGAGTCTGGTAGCCGTTGCCGACGTGTTAATCGTCATTGGAACCTCTCTTAATGTGTATCCAGCTGCCGGATTGTTAGCCTATGCCGAACGTCAAATTCCCAAGTACCTGGTAGATCCGAATCCTCAAAACGTAGGACGCATCGAAAACCTCACCATCCTGCAAGAAAAAGCAGGGGAGGGAGTTCCTACCTTGGTTCAGCAACTTTTAGATAAAGCCTAA
- a CDS encoding T9SS type A sorting domain-containing protein, with protein MKKLLLSLSAIFAFGFTTYSQDSFLLEDIDAVVSGTANQSMESYVTLINTQAYQITVGAKRKVISAVAGSTNFFCWDVCYLAQVDSSSGELTIGAHDTLYNFYGHYNGEGNQGICVIEYCFFDIDFPADSACYRANYYGGVTGIETLESAKEGAVLYPNPTQGQATLKYKSLPNESYSFALVNMMGQAVKTTELQSGFDGEIPMDLSSVASGIYTYQLCRNGQSVTSGKIALKN; from the coding sequence ATGAAAAAACTTTTACTTTCCCTTTCAGCCATCTTTGCATTTGGCTTTACTACCTATTCACAAGACAGTTTTTTATTAGAGGATATCGATGCCGTAGTGTCTGGAACGGCCAATCAATCGATGGAAAGTTATGTTACCTTAATTAACACCCAAGCTTATCAAATTACAGTTGGTGCAAAGCGCAAAGTAATTTCTGCTGTTGCCGGTTCAACCAACTTTTTCTGTTGGGATGTTTGTTATCTTGCACAAGTTGATAGTTCGTCGGGCGAATTAACAATTGGTGCTCACGATACCTTGTATAATTTTTACGGGCACTACAACGGAGAAGGTAACCAAGGAATATGTGTTATTGAATATTGCTTTTTCGATATCGACTTTCCTGCCGATTCGGCCTGTTACCGTGCCAATTACTATGGTGGTGTTACCGGAATCGAAACCCTGGAATCGGCTAAAGAAGGAGCCGTATTGTATCCTAATCCCACTCAAGGACAAGCCACTTTGAAGTACAAATCTTTACCTAATGAATCGTATTCCTTTGCCTTGGTTAACATGATGGGACAAGCAGTGAAAACAACGGAATTGCAATCTGGATTTGATGGGGAAATTCCAATGGACTTATCCTCTGTCGCTTCCGGAATTTACACCTACCAATTGTGCAGAAACGGCCAATCGGTTACTTCCGGAAAAATTGCTTTAAAGAATTAG